CTCGGCGCGCTTGGCGACCATGCGGATCGAGGAGTCCTGGTAGCGGACATTGCCGTCGGCGATGTAGTTGCCGGTCTCGGTGTCGAAGCTGAGCTTGTCGGTGCCGACGAACTGGTCGCCGCGGCGCAGCGCCACGTTGCCTTCGTACTGCGGCACGGTGGTGGTGCCCAGCAGCTGGTCACCCTCGATGTCGGTGGGCTGCTGTTCGCGCGCGGCAGCGGCGCTGGCCTTGTTCTGGGCGGGGACCGGGGTCGGGGCGTCGGTGAACGCGGGGATGACGTCGGTAGCCGGGCACAGGCCCCAGTTGAGCGGCTTTTCATCGGCCATCGCCGGCAGGCTGATGGCGATGCTCAGAGGCAGGGGAAGCAGGCGGAGGGCTCGGCGCACGCGGTTCGGATTCGGGCGAAAACGGACGGTAGCTTGCCCCATCCCTTGCATAGGGGCAATGAAGGGCGCCGGTGGCCGCCGGTTCGGGTTCATCCAGACGTGCCACCGCTGGCCGCCGAGATCAGGGCCTGGACATGGGCCACGCTGCACTCGGCCAGCGCCTGCAGGTCGTAGCCGCCCTCCAGCATCGAGACCACCCGGCCGGCCGCATGGCGCCGTGCCAGCGCGTGCAGTTCACGGGTGATCCAGGCGAAATCGTCGGTCTCCAGCATCAGGTCCGCCTGCGGGTCACGCAGGTGGGCGTCGAAGCCGGCCGAGATCAGCAGCAGCTGCGGACGGAAGTCGTCGATGGCCGGCAGCATTTCGTCGGCCCAGACGTTGCGGAAGCGGAAGCCGCCACTGCCGGGGGGCAGCAGGATGTTCATCAGGTTGCCGGCGCCCCGGTCGCGGCGCAGGCCGGAATTGGGGAACAGGCCGGCCTGGTGGGTGCTGTAGTACGAGACCCGGGCATCGTGCTGGAAGATGTCCTGGGTGCCATTGCCGTGGTGCACGTCGAAATCGACCACCGCGATCCGCTCCAGGCCATGCCGGTCACGGGCATAGGCGGCGGCGATGGCGATGTTGTTGAGCAGGCAGAAGCCCATCGCCGTGCTGCTGGTGGCATGGTGGCCGGGCGGACGC
This genomic interval from Stenotrophomonas sp. 57 contains the following:
- a CDS encoding histone deacetylase family protein, encoding MLVYTHPSCLLHAPGPGHPECPQRLQHVLDALHAAFPGQLDWREAPPAKFGELTRVHDSALLDFVLQPQTVPLRQLDMDTWTSPGSASAAVHAAGAGVAAVDAVMLGEDPLAFCAVRPPGHHATSSTAMGFCLLNNIAIAAAYARDRHGLERIAVVDFDVHHGNGTQDIFQHDARVSYYSTHQAGLFPNSGLRRDRGAGNLMNILLPPGSGGFRFRNVWADEMLPAIDDFRPQLLLISAGFDAHLRDPQADLMLETDDFAWITRELHALARRHAAGRVVSMLEGGYDLQALAECSVAHVQALISAASGGTSG